A single Populus nigra chromosome 13, ddPopNigr1.1, whole genome shotgun sequence DNA region contains:
- the LOC133671143 gene encoding pentatricopeptide repeat-containing protein At4g32430, mitochondrial — MSMSKVGESVLFVMIFRQQFSKTLPGIRAKPCIKRSFSTNKTGESSHAHNLLDKTPHRNLSFQIIKEHLLSGFIDNIDEFTVANALKACRGYPLLGSQIHGFSIIHEFVNVTIVSNSLMNMYCKSGQFCKALCIFEDLTHPDIVSWNTVLSGCQTSEDAFSFACKMNSSGVVFDAVTYTTVLSFCWRHVEAYFLIGLQLHSCIVKFGFDCEVFVGNALISMYSRWGHLVEARRVFEEMKTRDLVSWNAMISGYSQEGIYGLEAISMFLQMFRGGMELDRISFTSAVSACGYEKNLELARQIHGLSIKTRHEKHVAVSNVLISTYFKCQVIEDARLVFQNMNERNVVSWTTMISIDEAEAVSFFNEMRLDGVYPNDVTFVGLIHAITIGELVVQGKMVHGFCTKTGFSSKSNVCNSIITMYAKFKSMQDSVKVFQELKYQDIIAWNALISGFVHNGLCQEAIRAFFSGLIESKPNQYSFGSILNAIGAAEDVSLKYGQRCHSQIIKLGLNTDPIVSSALLDMYAKRGSICESQKVFVETPQQSQFAWTTIISAYARHGDYESVMNWFEEMRRLEVRPDSITFLSILTACGRRGMVDMGCHLFGSMVKDYQIEPSAEHYSCLVDMLGRAGRLEEAERLMSHIPGGPGLSVLQSLLGACRVHGNVDMGERVADALMEMEPTESGSYVLMSNLYAEIGKWEMVAKVRKRMRVKGVKKEVGFSWVDVGGIDSSLSLHGFSSGDTSHPQSEAICRMAECLGFEMKFLREEEIECQKQSLMCDGDLVTPQ, encoded by the coding sequence ATGTCAATGTCTAAAGTCGGTGAATCGGTTCTGTTTGTAATGATTTTTCGCCAACAATTTTCCAAAACCCTCCCTGGAATAAGAGCGAAACCTTGCATAAAACGAAGTTTTAGCACTAACAAAACTGGCGAGAGCAGCCATGCACACAACTTGCTTGACAAAACTCCTCACCGAAATCTCTCATTTCAAATCATCAAGGAGCACCTTCTGTCGGGTTTTATCGACAATATCGATGAATTTACTGTCGCTAACGCCCTCAAAGCTTGCCGTGGATACCCACTACTCGGATCCCAAATCCACGGGTTTTCCATTATACATGAGTTCGTTAACGTCACTATAGTCTCTAATTCGCTAATGAATATGTACTGCAAATCTGGACAGTTTTGCAAAGCTTTATGTATCTTTGAGGATTTGACTCATCCTGACATTGTTTCTTGGAACACGGTGCTTTCGGGCTGCCAAACAAGTGAAGATGCGTTTAGTTTTGCTTGTAAGATGAATTCAAGTGGGGTTGTTTTCGATGCTGTTACTTATACTACAGTCCTTTCTTTTTGTTGGAGGCATGTGGAAGCCTACTTTCTCATTGGGCTGCAGTTGCATTCTTGTATTGTAAAGTTTGGGTTTGATTGTGAAGTTTTCGTTGGGAATGCGCTCATAAGTATGTATTCGAGATGGGGACATTTAGTAGAGGCTAGAAGAGTGTTCGAGGAAATGAAAACTAGGGATCTGGTTTCTTGGAATGCAATGATTTCAGGGTATAGCCAGGAAGGTATTTATGGCCTTGAAGCGATTTCAATGTTCCTTCAAATGTTTCGGGGAGGAATGGAGCTTGATCGAATCTCATTTACTAGTGCAGTTTCAGCTTGTGGATATGAAAAGAACTTGGAGCTTGCCAGACAGATACATGGTTTGAGCATAAAAACAAGACATGAGAAGCATGTTGCCGTGTCTAATGTTCTGATCTCAACATATTTTAAATGCCAAGTTATTGAAGATGCTAGATTAGTCTTCCAAAATATGAACGAACGCAATGTAGTTTCATGGACTACGATGATATCTATTGATGAAGCAGAAGCTGTCTCTTTCTTTAATGAGATGAGATTAGACGGGGTTTATCCCAATGATGTTACATTTGTTGGCTTAATCCATGCTATAACAATTGGGGAGCTTGTTGTGCAAGGAAAGATGGTTCATGGGTTTTGTACAAAGACCGgtttctcatcaaaatcaaatgtttgTAATAGCATCATCACCATGTATGCTAAGTTCAAGTCCATGCAAGACTCAGTTAAGGTGTTTCAAGAGCTTAAGTACCAGGATATCATAGCATGGAATGCTTTAATTTCTGGGTTTGTACACAATGGGTTGTGTCAAGAAGCTATCCGGGCATTCTTCTCAGGACTTATAGAATCCAAGCCAAACCAATACTCATTTGGTAGCATCTTGAATGCAATTGGTGCTGCCGAGGATGTATCTCTAAAATACGGTCAAAGGTGCCACTCTCAGATAATAAAACTTGGACTCAACACTGACCCAATTGTTTCTAGTGCTCTCCTCGATATGTATGCAAAGCGTGGGAGCATTTGTGAGTCTCAAAAAGTTTTTGTGGAGACGCCTCAGCAAAGTCAATTTGCCTGGACAACAATCAtctctgcctatgcaaggcatGGGGACTATGAATCAGTCATGAATTGGTTTGAGGAGATGAGGAGGCTTGAGGTGAGACCTGACTCAATCACCTTTCTTTCTATATTAACAGCCTGTGGAAGAAGGGGAATGGTTGATATGGGCTGTCACCTCTTCGGCTCAATGGTTAAAGACTATCAGATAGAACCATCAGCGGAGCATTATTCTTGTTTGGTGGATATGCTGGGTCGTGCAGGGCGACTAGAGGAGGCAGAGAGATTGATGAGTCATATTCCAGGGGGTCCCGGATTGTCTGTGTTGCAAAGCTTGCTAGGAGCATGTAGGGTACACGGGAATGTGGACATGGGAGAGAGGGTAGCTGATGCTTTGATGGAGATGGAGCCAACAGAGTCAGGCTCCTATGTGTTGATGTCCAACTTGTATGCTGAGATTGGAAAATGGGAAATGGTGGCAAAAGTAAGAAAAAGGATGAGAGTGAAGGGAGTGAAGAAGGAAGTAGGATTTAGCTGGGTAGATGTTGGTGGCATTGACAGTTCCTTGTCTTTACATGGGTTTTCATCAGGGGACACGTCCCATCCACAATCTGAGGCAATATGCAGGATGGCAGAATGCCTGGGATTCGAAATGAAATTTTTGAGAGAGGAAGAGATAGAGTGTCAGAAACAGAGTCTCATGTGCGATGGAGATCTTGTAACCCCTCAATAA